The DNA sequence GCTCCCGAGCTCAAGgtatgcgcgcgcacacacacacacgatgtcAGCTTTCAGTGTTACTGTTAAAATGACCATttccctcccctgctctccttCCTCAGGAAAATGGGAGCAGTGCCAAGAGGGACGAGCACATGGCCCCCTCCAAGCGTTCCCCTAGCAACGGCATGGCCACACCCAGCGAGACCCTTGTCAACGGCGTCTCGTAGAGGACTAGGCCTCGCCCCCTAAAAACCCACGTCTAGAGCAAGACTTCATGGCAAACTCTGTCCCTGCTTGCATTTACTTAAACCTTAAAACAGATGAGTGAAAAACGACAAAATACCAGATTCATACTactatgagagagaggggggagagaaagtaCATAAAAATGACAAAAGCATCTTAAAAACACACGTAATGGTGTATGTTATCCTATCTATCAGTACTTTGTGCttatttaaattaaaaaacaCCTAGCTTGCCAGAAAATAGCTGGTGGATATGACTTGATTTTTAAAGAAATAACAAACACAGGATGggactttattttttattttttttgcaagtttttgttttattttgatgTTATCACTGGTTTGGACTTTTGGCCGCTCTCCCATTCAAACAGACATGTCTTTTACCAGTCTTAAGGTCCGGAGGATAGATGATGCTAGCTGGAGGATAGGAGGGATGGGCGGACGAGTCCAAGAGGTGAAGAACAAGCGTCAGGCGTGTTACGTTACGTTCCCTGGCCTAAACGTCAGTTGGTGATGATGGACAGAAAGTCAAACAGATGTGATTATTGATAGACATTGTGCCttgaatttgaaaaaaaaaaaaaaaaaaaaaaaaaaactagttTGTTTTTGTTTCACAGGAAAGATGTTTTTCTTTGAGAAGAGAACAGACCAGTAGCGAGGGAAGGGGGAGTTAAATGATTGCAGAGGTATAAACTGTGGTAATACAGAAAAGAACGAGGGAACGAATGACTGGCCAGAGAGTCTGGTGCCAAACAAGAACCTCAAGGCGCTTGTCCTCCCTAAGAGTGGACTGGACAGCgtttgggctgtgtgtgtatgtgtgtatgtatgtatgtacgtacgtGTGCACAGTTGAGAGCTGGCAACCCTGGGTCAGTGGTGAGGCCACTATTGGCTGGGAGGATAGGAAGGGGTGTTGTGTCACTTCCCCTCTCCCTTGCTTGACGCTTGTGTCCGGGGCTGGTCCTACACACAGCCTTTCAGACTGACAGACAAGGAAATAGATTGAGTACTTGATTAGTCGATGGATTTAGACTGTAAACAAAACGTCACAGTGCCTCTTTCTCTGGGCCTACTGGCTGTGTGGAATAGGGAGGTAGGGTAACATGGCGCTGTAGCTCCCAGCCACACTAACAAACGCCTGGGTGAACCGCAGCATGGGAGATCCAACGCACACGCCATGGTGACCacgagatggagggaggtagacTGTAGAAGGCTGGCCACGTTGTTTCACCCTTCTAGAGGGTCTGTGTGGCGTGCGGGGGGGTGAGGAGCGCAGCTTCAAAAGAGATGAGAGCTATACACACGCACTGTTACACACAGATGCACAAACTGCAACCGCAACACGACACTGTTGCAATTCAGTCACGGGCGGTGGGGTGCAGTCAGTGTGGTCGCCCCACGTTATGTTCGGAGGAGACGTGAGTGTTTTTGAGATTAACTAACTATAAGCAAGGTGGTTGTCCTGTTCTTAAAAGGTGGCGGGCGAGGGGCGTGAGGGAGGAGACTCGAACTCTTATTGGCTTGTGGGCTCATGTTGTTACTGTCGTCTTGGTTACCTCTCAACTACTTTTGTTCTTTCCACATCATAGAAAATGTGAAATAAAATGGAAGTGAAATCAACTGTCTGACATGAACTGATTGATTTCTTCTGTCTGAGTTTGCGCTCTATTTTTCTAAATCGATAAACAAGCTAATTTGCATGATCATTTAGCAGTAGCTTTGCATGAGGGAGAGGGTCACGTTTCAGCCTCACCATTACGGCATCCACTACTAGAACTGCTGCTAATGTCCACATCGAATGTGTTTAAGAATCCATACCTTGGAGCAGGGCTCCAACgttgttcctggagaactaccatcctgtAGGCAGGCTTTTGCTCCTTCCAagacggtagctctccagaaccagggttggagagccctgccttAGACACTTTAGTACTGTAGTGGCTTCTCTGACTACCTTTCCACCACTCATTGACCCACAAGATAGCTGCCTTTTTACTGATATGACTAAGAATAGAATTGGCCCCATTTCTTACTCTTTTAAGTATTACAATACGTTTTTAACACAAACCTGGCACATCAGTGTTCTCACAGCCACAAGTATTGAGTGGGATGAGGTGTGTTTACTGGATTAAAATCAACTGGATTGTGTTGCCCCCTTTTGGTTAAACTGTCTTTCTGTGTCATGGTATGAGAGCAGAGCACTGATTATTTCAAATAATGAATTCAGTTGTGCATGCCTGCATGTGGGATGAAGAGACCGATTGAACACTTAATGTATTGTTTGTGTGAAACGTATACCTCACTTGTCTatactgtatctccctctcttggCTCCCTGTATCCCTATGTCTTTCTGGTTGGGGAGAATGTTGACGTTTGTGTGTATGTTAGTAGTACTGTTTAGGTACTGTCAACTCTTCACTCTGTGTCAGGTTGTCTCTGGTCTTCTCACTCATGTTCTGATGGCAATAAAGGACTTTTCATTGTTTGATACATTTTTACGTATTTGTCCCTTGGGCTAAATCAGGAGTCGCTGAAATACAAAAACAGTAACATAGATTGAATAGTCTAGATTAATTCCAACCTTTTTGAAATGATTAATTTGTCCTAATATCGTTACAGAGCATTTAGCTATCTGGTTCAGtgctctccaaccttgttcctgaaGGGCTACTGTCCTGTAGATTAGGCTGAAACTCTAATCTAGCGCaactgattctaataattagctggttgataagtgGAACCAGGTTAGTTCCAACTGggtttggattgaaaacctacagAAGTATTgtgctccaggaacagggttggagagccctgttctAGAGTGACTCATGACTGATTCAGAGGCAGCAGGGCACCCTGGGTCTCAAATTGCACCTTATTTTCCCTATATGCCTCAAACTCAGCTCTGGACTTTGAAGCCAGGTTCCACTGCATATTTTTGTTCCCCTcttatcagggactgatttaCACCTGGTCCATGTGTGTGCAGTTAATTGTCAGGTATAATTATTCATGAAACTTTCTCCAGCCCGAAAGTTGAAAAACGTCTGACGTCCCAGATTTGAGTAAAGTAGGCTGTGTGTTACGTACTACGACCTATACGTTTTGTTTTAAAGCAATTAGGTGGCAGACCGCAATTAGTCCACCAGGGGGCAAGTGTACATTTCAAGGGTAAACCTGTTCATAATAGAATGAGTTTCGACCGTTTATCTGAGGCTTTCAGAGGAAGGAAGAGGTACACCACTGTCTCAACATATTTTGCAATCAGTCCGTACACCCGTTTGAAAAACATCGGCTGCTAGGCGTTGACATTTTAACGTAGTTGTCGTTATATGTGTAAATTGGGATTCAAAACTGATAGGATAAACATTGATACAAATGCTCAGGATCTGATGAACAGGACTGAAAAGTGCGCCGTTGTAACCCGCAGATCAGTGTGGACTGTAGCGCTACattccaaatgtcaccctatttgtctggtcaaaactagtgcattttgtagtgaataggatgccatttgggacagaacctCTCGACCCAACTTTACCACTTCTCTTTTCAGTTTAGCATGAAACCAGTTCTCAGCcaggtctcatagactagacgtaacatagtaaatgtaaatccttGAGACTCAAATTAGTATGGTTTCTTTTACATGTGGTACGTTTGGTATAAGATCTATGGTTACTTCAGGAAAAAATGGAAGTTGGGTGGTTGGCTGGGCATATAACatgaatgtctagcaacccaaaggttgtgagtTCGAATGTtgtcacggacaactttagcatttcaGCAAATGTTTGAGTATTTATTacttttttagctactttgcaactacttagtgTGTTTGCAAATCCttcctctaaccttaaccctgtaaCATAACATACTAATAGAGTGTTTTGgttttacatacagaataatacgaattGCTCTTTGACCAGGTTGGTGTTCTGCAATAGCCAGGTATGGATTGGGATCACCAGAGAAATAGCCTCAGGCATTACTAACACACCATTCCATTTTTCTCCTTGAGGTTCCCATACTGGCCCATTATTAGCACTCTGGCCAGTCTGTTTCTCGAAACACCCAAATAGTATTCTAACTATGCCCTTATCAATCTATAAGAACAGAATATATTGTCCACAGTCACTAAATTAGATTTATTTTGAGATATCATTTGAAATGTGTTATGTTGCTGTGCCTTAGTACCAAAAGCCTATGTTGAGTGGAATCATTTGCATTCCCTATGCAAAGATGAATGCTTTTTTTTTTAGAACTGCAGGCAATAAACCGCAGATGGACAATGGCACATCACATATCTTGCCCGAGAGAACTTTGAATTTCCTGTTCTACAGAACCTGTCACTGTGACGCAAGTCTAATTAGTGATGCAATTGTTGTGCTTGGATTATTGTTTTACTGTCAATGATGCTTTGCCATACACACCATGCAGGTGGGAACGGGTTGAGAAAAGAGTAGTTATTTTGTGTGAATGTTGTTTGAATGGATGCTTTCTCACTCGTTGGTGAAGCAAACAATGGGTGACTCACGTCTGAAGTTTCCCCCTCGACACATCACAACTGAGTGTGGTATTCGAGCATATTTTTGTGGTCGTCAGCAATCTCTTAATCAGTACTGCAAAGAAACAgcttgtgtgtgagagagaaatataatGCATCAAAAGAGTCGCAGAGCGTATCAAAACCATAAGATTGCATTGAGGAATGAGGATATGAACTGCTTTTATTCCCCAGGTccacttaaaaaaaataataatactgttttgggttgggttgggttgagGTCCTTTTAATTGGTTTCTTCTGAAACTTTTTCTTCTGCTATATCACCAATAATCAGTAGTCGGTGTATTAACAAGGCCAGATAAGTTTATCTTTAATCTGTCAAATGCTTTTCATCCCCAGTTCAACTGACTAGTGGGTGTAACTGCAGGCGTGTCAGTGTGCTTGAATACCCACCAATCATAACGACACTGATCACAACCAGGCCAGCAAGTCTCCCAACGTGGACTCAGCAGTGGAGAGAGAATTCTCAGTTAAGGTGGGTTTTTATTTGTAATCCACTCAAAACTATTTTGGAATTTAGAAACATTTTGTATGTGGACTACAAATAGATGAGATCTAGAGTAAATTACTCTTAAGTTTTGACTCTGTATTTTTCACTTTAACTGAGAAATGTAGGCTTACAAAAAAGCTGCCATGTAATTTTagatggagaggatggaaagttgagccacccttgtttctCGGAAACCAAAATGTGTCGTTTCACCAAATATTTAGAAAGAGGTTATCATTTCAcagagtctgtgaaggaagaaaccacatggaaaaagcaGTAAGCTAGTTAGGTCCAAAAAACAGATTTTCATCAAGTCAAATGAGTTTATTAGAAGTTATGTGTAATTTTATGATTGTTCTATAGATCTGTTGGGGCCTCTATAAGCTTCAATATAAAGTCCTAAACCtagcatccttgtagctgtgtgggcgaAGACAGTGCCTTTGAAAAgtatcagaccccttgactttttccacattttgttaggttacagctttACTGTATaattgaaaacattttttttgttgttgtagtaaattaaaaaatcaaataaaactgaaatatcacatttacataaatattcagacactttactcaatactttgttgaagcacctttggcagttatTACAGCAtcaagtattcttgggtatgatgctacaagcttgtcacacctggctgtaacgtaacaaaatgtggaacacgtcaagggatctgaatactttccgaaggcactgaaAAGTCCAAATGTTTGCctcggggtaagttgagccaatggttgagCAATTATTTTCTTCCCAGAGGTAATGCAATGAATTATCACTtggatatgaggtaacaacagggcctagTCTGTTTAgaagagttaaaaaaaaaaaaaagtacaaagtgtttgttaggtgttaagcctgtgtttacattttaaaaaatatatgttgtaTGTTGAAGGCATACTGCAAACCGCATGCGTATCTGCTAGCAACTTCATACTGGACATGagaatggtatccatgagttaaATGACCTCATTGCCAAAATgtcaaagtatccctttaaaagacaaagtgattgtgttgaattgtgtttgggaaataaaggTAGACAGGGTTTTAAAGGAATTTGTaggtggctcaacttaccctgtcccactGCTCAATTTACCCCATAAGATGTGCTTTTTTACaaagctatgttttcaaaactgttatgtttacatgaattctgattatttccatgGATACACAACAcactgaaatatatgtagatatctttatTTCCCCTGACAGTGATGCTGGATGTAAaaaatggctcaacttaccccactctcccctactatAGGGTATATTtccatcaacacaaacacaccattcTGTATTAGGAAACTAGCAAATAGCTAGAACAGAAGTTGTCTATTTGTGCAATGGCTTTCACATATATAGATAGACAAGGCAAACttgcacagaggatgtggagagagtgagacagagagataagccatctctcgctctcttaaCAATTTGAGATGGTAGTGGCTGTTCAACTTTTTCAGGCAAACTTGACACTTCAGTCGTGTTAGACAGAAACCATCATGGCTAATAATCAAAAACAATTGCCAGTTTGGAGATGGCTTTTAAGATTTATTAAAGCATCAGGAAGCGAGGCAGAGAAGTAGAGGTATGCTAAGAATGTTCTCTGAAGGTTTTTGCTAACGTATATACAGTAGAATGTTCCCCAGACTCGGTCCCGGGGTCCTCCCTaggtgcacattttgtttttttgcccTACACAGGTAATTCAACAATCAAAGCTTGACGATCAGGCGATCTCCTGACAACTGATACAAAGGAATGTTCTTGCAACATTCTCATGAAACATGTCTAGAACATTAATAGTTGATGTTCTGTGAACACGGCAACCATGTTCTTTGTATGTTTGGTGTAACATTGATGGAATATTCGCCTAAATTTCAATCATGCTGTAACTCTGAATTTCCAAGATACGGAATTGAGTAGAGTCCTAATTCATAATGCCTTTTTGCCTTGTTTCTTTGCAGTGTTGTATACAGGAATTCAGAGTCAAAGTGGACAGAGTGTCAGAAGCAGAATCCGAACTGTCAAGATGACCAATTCTAGCAGCAGCCCCGGCTACTGCCCTCTCATCCAGGCCATGGTGAACGCCAGCGTACCATCCAACTCCTCGGCTGAGGTGGGGGCTCTGAGCCTGGCCACGGTGTGTCTCCACGGCCTGGTCTCCTCCTTCGGCATCCTGGAGAACATCCTCATCCTGGGGATTGTGGGTTTCCGTGTCCGCCGTACCGTCATCAGCGTGTGGATCCTCAACCTGGCTGCCTCGGACCTCTTGGCCACGGCGTCACTCCCCTTCTTCACCATCTTCCTGGCACGCGGAGGCACCTGGACCCTGGGCACCACCTTCTGCAAACTCCACTCCTCCATCTTCTTCCTCAACATGTTCGTCAGCGCCTTCCTGCTTGCGGCCATCTCTCTGGACCGCTGTCTGGTGGTTCACAAGCCCGTCTGGGTCCACAACCGGAGGAACGTGCAGCTGGTCGGCAGGGTATGTGGAATCATCTGGGCCCTGGCTGTGCTCTGTACGCTACCGTACTACCTGTTCCGGGATACTATTCATCGGCATGACGGGAGGGTCATGTGTTACTATAACTACGCTCAGTATCTCCCAGTTAGGGAGTTTGACCTAAAAGATCTGTGTGAGGCTCGCCAGGATGCCCTGGCCTTCTCTAAGCTCCTCCTGGCCTTCATTCTTCCCCTGGTGGTCATTGTGTGGAGCTATGTATCAGTGACCATTGGTATCGCGCGGCGTGGCCGCAACCGGCACCCTTTCC is a window from the Oncorhynchus keta strain PuntledgeMale-10-30-2019 chromosome 35, Oket_V2, whole genome shotgun sequence genome containing:
- the LOC118368838 gene encoding prostaglandin D2 receptor 2-like yields the protein MTNSSSSPGYCPLIQAMVNASVPSNSSAEVGALSLATVCLHGLVSSFGILENILILGIVGFRVRRTVISVWILNLAASDLLATASLPFFTIFLARGGTWTLGTTFCKLHSSIFFLNMFVSAFLLAAISLDRCLVVHKPVWVHNRRNVQLVGRVCGIIWALAVLCTLPYYLFRDTIHRHDGRVMCYYNYAQYLPVREFDLKDLCEARQDALAFSKLLLAFILPLVVIVWSYVSVTIGIARRGRNRHPFRFVRLVVAVLMSFVVCWAPYHIFSVLEAVAQYRPSLRGLVASGLPPTASLAFLNSVLNPILYVFSCPDLCHKIRQSLAAVMESVLAEDLGEWSQRQSTQRSSSSTSELLLRGRRSLNNAPSLRGRDFRAEEEAAQKTKEPRPAN